The DNA region AGAACGATGCTCGAGCACACGCTCGACCGGGCGTGTCAGATCTCGTCACCGGACGAGGTCATAACCGTCGTGGCCCGGGAGCATCGCCATCTCGCGCGCCGTCAAGTTCGGGACGGGATCATCGAACAGCCGGTGAACTGCGATACCGCGGCCGGCATCCTTCTTCCTCTGTCCTATGTACGGCGACGAGACCCGGGAGCGACGGTGGCGATCTTTCCCTCGGACCACTTCATCTACCCCGAGGAACGTTTCCTCGAAGCGGTGCGCGTTGCCCTTACCGCCGCGGAGAGCTTGGCTCCGCGACTCGTACTCCTCGGGGTCGTTCCCGATACCCCGGAGCGCGACTACGGGTGGATTCTGAAGGGTCGTGGCCTCGCCCGGATCGACGGCAAGCCGGTTCATTCGGTGAGGTCGTTTTTCGAGAAGCCCACCGCCGGGGTCGCACGGAATCTGCGCGAGGACGGTGGGCTCTGGAACACGATGGTCCTGGCGGCGAAGGTCGAAACGCTCTGGCGCCTGGGTTGGCGCCACGTTCCCGAGCTGATGTTCCGCTTCGAGAGCCTCGTCGAGGCTGTCGGAACGCCCCTGGAGTCGCGGGTGCTCACGTCGATCTATCGAGACATGCCCAAAAAGAACTTCTCGCGCGATCTGCTGGAGCGCGCCCGTCAGGAGATCTCGGTCATCGAGCTCGAAGATGTCCAGTGGAGCGACTGGGGTAGAGCGGAGCGGATCGAGCACAGTCTTTTGCGGCTCGGCAAGCGCCCCGCCTGGAAAGAGCCTGCGCCATGGCCGATGGCGCTGGCGGGAGGTGTGGCATGAGCTTCGTGACCCTCACGATTCTGACGTTCCTGCTGGGCACCGATCCGGCCGTCCGGGTTCAGGCCATCGGCATGACCGTTTCCGACATGGACCAGGCGATTGATTTCTATTCGCGGGTTCTGACCTTCGAAAAAGTCTCGGACATCGAGGTCTGGGGTGATGACTTCGAACGGTTGCAGGGCGTCTTCGGCGCCCGTCTGCGCATCGTTCGCATGCGGCTCGGCGGCGAGGAGATCGAGCTGACGGAATACCTCGCGCCGGAAGGCCGCCCGATTCCGGTGGACTCGCGCAGCAACGACCGTTGGTTCCAGCATATCGCGATCATCGTGAGCGACATGGACCGGGCTTATGCCCGGCTGCGCGAGCATCGGGTTCGACATGCCTCGTCGGGACCTCAGAAGCTTCCCGACTGGAACCCCAATGCGGGAGGCATCGAAGCGTTCTATTTCAAGGACCCGGACGGTCGTCCGTTGGAGATTCTGGAGTTCCCGCCGGACAAGGGTGACCCCAAATGGCATCGTTTGGAAGACGCGGGCAGCCTTTTTCTCGGAATCGACCACACGGCGATCGTCGTCGAGGACACCGACGAGAGCCTTCAGTTCTACCGTGACCGGCTCGGCATGAACGTGGCCGGCGAGTCGGAGAATTACGGTCCCGAGCAAGAGCGTTTGAACAACGTCTTTGGCGCTCGACTGCGTATCACCGCACTTCGAAGCCGGGGGGGCCCGGGGATCGAGCTCCTCGAGTACCTGACGCCGCGCGACGGCCGTCCCATGCCCCCGGACGAGCGTGCGAACGACGTCTTTCACTGGCAAACGCTTCTGGTGACGGAAGACACGTCCTCGTTGGCCGAGGCTTTGTGGTCGGCCCGGGTGATTTTCGTGTCTCCCGGGGTCGTTACCCTGCGCGATTCGAGCTACCCCTTCCCCAAGGGGTTTCTCGTCCGGGATCCCGATGGGCATGTCATGCAAGTCATGGAAACCGCCAACCGGTGAAACCCTTCGTTGTCCATCGGCATCGATCCCTTGGGAGGTGGTATGACCTGTCGAGAGTTCATCGACTTCATCCGGGACTATCTGGAAGGGTCGCTTCCGCCCGCAGAGCGAAAGAGCTTTAAGGAACACTTGGCCCTCTGCCCGTCCTGCATGGCCTATCTGGAGACGTACCAGCAGACGATCCTTCTGGCGAAGGAGGCGTTTCGTGACCTCGACGCAGCCGTTCCCGAGGAGGTGCCCGAGGCGCTCGTCTCCGCCATTCTCGCGGCAACGGACAGGGAGAGAGCGTGATGGATATCGAGCGCGCCCGCAGCCAAGAGTGGCTCGAGGCGGATGGTCTGGGAGGCTTCGCGTCCGGTACGGTCTCGGGCGTTCGCACCCGGCGCTATCACGCGCTCCTGCTCGCGGCGACGACACCTCCCACCGGACGAGTCGTGCTCGTCAACGGGTTCGACGCCTGGATCACGACCGGCTCGACGACGGTTCCACTCACCTCCCAGCTCTACGTCCCCGGCGTCCGCCATCCCGATGGGGAGACGCGCATCCGGAGCTTCGAGACCGAACCCTGGCCGACGTGGATCTATCGTCTCGAGGACGGAACGGTGGTCCGCCAGGAAGTGGTTGCCTGGCACGAGAAATCGACGGTCGCCTTAACCTTTGCGCTCGTCGCGGGGACGAAAGGCGAGCTCACCGTGCGACCCTTTGTTTCCGGACGCGATTACCACGCCCTTCATCACGAGAATCCGGCTTTCCGCTTCGACGCCGACGTCGACGGCGAGCGGGTCGTCTTCAGGCCCTACGACGGATTGCCGCCCATTTCCTCCATCGGCAACGGGGTCTATCGCCACCACCCCTTGTGGTACCGAAACTTCCTCTACGAGAACGAGCGCGATCGGGGGCTCGATTTCTCCGAAGATCTGGCTTCGCCCGGTGAGCTCACGTTCGACCTCCGCAAGGGGGAAGCCATCTGGATCATTTCGAGCGACGCGGGCGTCCTGGAGGGAACGACCGCCGCGGATCTCCTCGCGCGCATTCGTACCGCCGAAAGGAAGCGACGTGACGCGTTTCCCTCGAGGCTCCACCGGGCTGCCGACGCCTATCTCGTGCGCCGGCGGGGCGGGAGCACGATCGTGGCCGGCTATCCCTGGTTCACCGACTGGGGACGGGATACCTTCATTGCCCTTCGCGGCTTGTGTCTCGCCGGGGGGCGGCTCTCGGAGGCGGAAGCGATCCTGCTCGAGTGGGCGGACGCCGTGTCCGAGGGCATGCTTCCCAATCGGTTTGCCGACCGTGGCGAAGCGCCCGAGTACAACTCGGTCGATGCCTCGCTGTGGTACGTCGTCGCCGTTCGGGATTTCTTGAAGAAAGTCCGAAGGCCGCGTCCGCGGCTCACCGAAGCGTGTCACGCCATCATCGAGGGGTACGATCGCGGCACGCGATACGGCATTCGAGCGGATGAGGACGGCCTTCTCGCCTGTGGAGAGCCGGGCGTTCAGCTCACGTGGATGGATGCGAAAGTCGGCGGCTGGGTCGTGACCCCGCGCATCGGAAAACCCGTGGAGGTCCAGGCTCTGTGGTTGAACGCGCTTTCGTTCTCGCTGGAATGGAAGGCTCGTCTCGAAAAAGGCCTCTCGTCTTTCGAACGGAAATTCTGGTACGAGGACGGCGGCTATCTCTACGACGTCGTGGACGTCGACCATGTTCCCGGCACGTTCGACCCCTCGCTCCGGCCGAACCAGGTCTTCGCCGTGGGGGGGCTGCCCGACGTCGTGCTCCGGGACAGGAAGAAAGCGCGGGCGGTCGTCGACGTCATCGAGCGGAAGCTCTGGACGCCCCTCGGACTGCGCTCGCTTTCACCTGACGATCCCCGGTACGTGCCGCGCTACCAGGGAGGCGTCGTCGAGCGCGATGGCTCCTACCATCAGGGTACTGTCTGGCCGTGGTTGATCGGCGCCTTCGTCGACGCCTGGTCCCGAGCTCATGGACGACGTGGGGAGGCCAAGACGCGGTTCCTCGATCCGCTCCTGCAGCACCTCGATGACGCCGGCCTCGGCCATCTCCCCGAGATCGCGGACGCCGATGCGCCCCACACGCCGAGAGGGTGTCCCTTCCAGGCCTGGTCCGTGGGAGAGGCGCTCCGCGTCGCGCAGATGAGCACGCGAGTGGGCCGGCGCCCGACGAAACCGCGCCCGGGAGCCGCGAAGCGGCCACAACCGCCCTCCGCCCATGCTTGACGCGCTGAGACGCCACTGGCCAGAGTACGCCATCGAAGCCGCGGCCCTCGGCTTCTTCATGATGTCGGCCTGCTCTTTCGGAGTCGCCTTCGAGCACCCGAGCTCGCCGCTGAACGCGCTCCTCCCGCCGTTTCCACGCCGGGTACTTACGGGTCTCGCCATGGGCACGACGGCGATCGCCATCGTCTACTCACCGTTCGGGAAGCGCTCGGGGGCCCACATCAACCCGGCCTTTACGCTGAGCTTCTTCCGACTCGGGAAGATCGAAGCCTGGGACGCACTGTTCTACGTCCTGGCTCAGTTCGCTGGCGCCGTCGGCGGAGTGGCGCTCGCGTCGAACCTGCTCGGGCATTTCGTCTCCCACCCGAGCGTCAATTACGCTGCCACCGTTCCGGGCACCGCCGGTGTTCCCGCGGCCTTCGTCGCCGAGCTCGTCATGGCTTTCGTCATGATGACCGTGGTCCTCCATGCGACCAATACCAAGCGCGTGGCGCGCTTCACCGGCCTGATTGTTGGGCTTCTTGTCGCGACCTTTATCAGTTTGGAAGTGCCGGTTTCCGGTATGAGCATCAACCCCGCCCGAACGTTCGGCTCCGCTGTTCCTGCGAGACTGTGGACGGCCCTTTGGCTCTACTTCACCGCGCCACCCCTCGGCATGCTTCTCGCCTCCCAGCTCTATCGAACCTCCCGAGGTCGGGTCCTCTGCGCCAAGCTCCATCACGACAACC from Vicinamibacteria bacterium includes:
- a CDS encoding sugar phosphate nucleotidyltransferase; amino-acid sequence: MSWSIVLAGGKGERLAHFTARWLGRYIPKQYCAFVGRRTMLEHTLDRACQISSPDEVITVVAREHRHLARRQVRDGIIEQPVNCDTAAGILLPLSYVRRRDPGATVAIFPSDHFIYPEERFLEAVRVALTAAESLAPRLVLLGVVPDTPERDYGWILKGRGLARIDGKPVHSVRSFFEKPTAGVARNLREDGGLWNTMVLAAKVETLWRLGWRHVPELMFRFESLVEAVGTPLESRVLTSIYRDMPKKNFSRDLLERARQEISVIELEDVQWSDWGRAERIEHSLLRLGKRPAWKEPAPWPMALAGGVA
- a CDS encoding VOC family protein, with product MSFVTLTILTFLLGTDPAVRVQAIGMTVSDMDQAIDFYSRVLTFEKVSDIEVWGDDFERLQGVFGARLRIVRMRLGGEEIELTEYLAPEGRPIPVDSRSNDRWFQHIAIIVSDMDRAYARLREHRVRHASSGPQKLPDWNPNAGGIEAFYFKDPDGRPLEILEFPPDKGDPKWHRLEDAGSLFLGIDHTAIVVEDTDESLQFYRDRLGMNVAGESENYGPEQERLNNVFGARLRITALRSRGGPGIELLEYLTPRDGRPMPPDERANDVFHWQTLLVTEDTSSLAEALWSARVIFVSPGVVTLRDSSYPFPKGFLVRDPDGHVMQVMETANR
- a CDS encoding zf-HC2 domain-containing protein — protein: MTCREFIDFIRDYLEGSLPPAERKSFKEHLALCPSCMAYLETYQQTILLAKEAFRDLDAAVPEEVPEALVSAILAATDRERA
- a CDS encoding amylo-alpha-1,6-glucosidase, which encodes MDIERARSQEWLEADGLGGFASGTVSGVRTRRYHALLLAATTPPTGRVVLVNGFDAWITTGSTTVPLTSQLYVPGVRHPDGETRIRSFETEPWPTWIYRLEDGTVVRQEVVAWHEKSTVALTFALVAGTKGELTVRPFVSGRDYHALHHENPAFRFDADVDGERVVFRPYDGLPPISSIGNGVYRHHPLWYRNFLYENERDRGLDFSEDLASPGELTFDLRKGEAIWIISSDAGVLEGTTAADLLARIRTAERKRRDAFPSRLHRAADAYLVRRRGGSTIVAGYPWFTDWGRDTFIALRGLCLAGGRLSEAEAILLEWADAVSEGMLPNRFADRGEAPEYNSVDASLWYVVAVRDFLKKVRRPRPRLTEACHAIIEGYDRGTRYGIRADEDGLLACGEPGVQLTWMDAKVGGWVVTPRIGKPVEVQALWLNALSFSLEWKARLEKGLSSFERKFWYEDGGYLYDVVDVDHVPGTFDPSLRPNQVFAVGGLPDVVLRDRKKARAVVDVIERKLWTPLGLRSLSPDDPRYVPRYQGGVVERDGSYHQGTVWPWLIGAFVDAWSRAHGRRGEAKTRFLDPLLQHLDDAGLGHLPEIADADAPHTPRGCPFQAWSVGEALRVAQMSTRVGRRPTKPRPGAAKRPQPPSAHA
- a CDS encoding aquaporin, with amino-acid sequence MLDALRRHWPEYAIEAAALGFFMMSACSFGVAFEHPSSPLNALLPPFPRRVLTGLAMGTTAIAIVYSPFGKRSGAHINPAFTLSFFRLGKIEAWDALFYVLAQFAGAVGGVALASNLLGHFVSHPSVNYAATVPGTAGVPAAFVAELVMAFVMMTVVLHATNTKRVARFTGLIVGLLVATFISLEVPVSGMSINPARTFGSAVPARLWTALWLYFTAPPLGMLLASQLYRTSRGRVLCAKLHHDNRERCIFRCGYRSA